A single region of the Triticum dicoccoides isolate Atlit2015 ecotype Zavitan chromosome 2B, WEW_v2.0, whole genome shotgun sequence genome encodes:
- the LOC119361605 gene encoding PI-PLC X domain-containing protein At5g67130-like has translation MRGRLRTSLLAIFRRICKAFDAGDILISWLICELDLQNIPILISILICKLRSGRSASHRLFIAEKNAIANFSWLTCKLGMAMSADNSPPAPAEDGSAGLSDFLTGILFDLLLLPAYSMVFIIMMFFGACLVGDRCSSDASCKSGLSCRKWTGTGCTSKRCVRTTVASPFKTVDNSLPFNKYALLTTHNSFSITDIPTITLFNQEDSVTDQLNNGVRALMLDVYDFREDIWLCHSLGGMCWDATAFEPAIGTMREIEAFLVMNPSEVVTLILEDHVKSNRGLSKLFIKTGLTKYWFPVSRMPRNGEDWPRVNDMIKLNQCLLVFTSNRFKESSEGIAYQWNYMVENMYGEVGMNSRACRNHSESAVLGDRTKSLVLVNYFRMPPVQGTSCMEHSRGLMEVLHTCHAAAGNRWANFLAVDYYKRSNGRGVFQVMDMLNGMLICGHDDVHACGRRTSPPLSCWVALTATRVAGREMHHTSLM, from the exons ATGAGAGGTAGACTAAGAACAAGCCTCCTGGCCATCTTCCGCAGAATCTGCAAGGCCTTTGACGCTGGGGATATTCTCATCTCGTGGCTGATATGTGAGCTTGACCTTCAAAACATCCCCATCCTCATCTCGATACTGATATGCAAGCTGCGCAGTGGGAGAAGTGCAAGCCACCGCCTCTTCatcgctgaaaagaatgccatcgccAACTTCTCGTGGCTGACATGTAAGCTGGGTATGGCCATGTCTGCGGATAATTCGCCTCCTGCACCTGCGGAGGACGGCTCCGCTGGCCTCTCAGATTTCCTCACTGGCATTCTCTTCGATCTCCTCTTGCTGCCAGCTTATTCCATGGTGTTCATCATCATGATGTTCTTTGGCGCCTGTTTG GTTGGGGATCGATGTTCCTCAGATGCCAGCTGCAAGTCGGGACTATCTTGCCGCAAGTGGACTGGAACTGGATGCACCAGTAAAAGATGTGTCCGAACAACAGTTGCTAGCCCGTTCAAAACAGTT GACAACTCACTGCCATTCAACAAGTATGCGCTCCTCACGACGCACAACTCATTCTCAATAACGGATATCCCAACCATCACATTGTTCAACCAGGAAGATTCGGTCACAGATCAACTGAAT AATGGCGTCAGAGCACTGATGCTTGACGTATACGACTTCCGGGAGGACATATGGTTGTGCCATTCACTCGGAGGAATGTGCTGGGATGCCACCGCCTTT GAGCCTGCCATAGGTACCATGAGGGAGATAGAGGCCTTTCTTGTAATGAACCCGTCAGAGGTGGTGACACTCATCCTCGAGGACCATGTCAAGTCTAACCGTGGCCTCTCCAAGCTGTTCATCAAGACAGGCCTCACCAAGTACTGGTTTCCGGTATCGAGGATGCCACGGAACGGGGAGGACTGGCCCCGGGTCAACGACATGATCAAGCTGAACCAGTGTCTCCTTGTCTTCACCTCCAACCGATTCAAGGAGTCAAGTGAAGGAATTGCGTACCAATGGAACTATATGGTCGAAAACATGT ATGGTGAAGTCGGAATGAACTCTCGTGCCTGCCGCAACCACTCGGAATCGGCTGTCCTAGGCGACAGAACTAAATCATTGGTTCTTGTGAACTATTTCCGCATGCCGCCGGTCCAAGGGACATCATGTATGGAGCACTCACGAGGGCTCATGGAGGTGCTCCACACGTGCCATGCTGCTGCCGGCAACCGTTGGGCTAACTTCTTGGCTGTGGATTACTACAAG CGAAGCAATGGCCGGGGCGTCTTCCAAGTTATGGACATGCTCAATGGGATGTTAATCTGCGGCCATGATGATGTGCATGCTTGCGGCAGGCGGACAAGTCCACCCTTATCTTGttgggtcgcgctaactgccacacgtgtggcaggaagggagaTGCACCACACatctctaatgtaa